DNA from Solanum stenotomum isolate F172 chromosome 3, ASM1918654v1, whole genome shotgun sequence:
AAGGCACGGAAAAGAAGAAACTTGAGAGAAACTGGTTCCTTGATAAGCAAGGGAAAGAAATTTAAGACAACAAAATATATCATATGGTCTGACCACACAGTAGGAGTTGATGAACATTATCCATAACAATGTTAGCTAATATATGTTATTAGTTAGGTGTACCTGGGGAAGGTTGCTTGAGTGCATAATCTTGCACTTCTGCCCATTTTTTCTCCAGGTCATGAACAGCTCCTTCCAGAGATGTCTAATTAAAATCGATCAGCAGAAGCAGATGAAAAGAACGAAAAGTAATTTACATTGGCTATTATGATGCAAAGTGAGAAAAGCTAAGCTACACACCAgttccttcttcttttcctcTAATTTCTTCAGCAACGCAGAATTTGCAAATTCCTCATCTTCTTGATCTTCAccattatttttaatcaaatagtCATTTGATTTCACAGACTCACTGGCTGCTGCAGCCTGTGCTCGTTGTAACTCTGACTTTATGTTTTCTTCCATTAAGTCCATTTCCTGTAAATTGCATAATGTTCCAGAATTGTTGAACAATGAAGATCCCAGAAACAAAGTTGATTGCATATAAAGGAATCAGTGGACAGGCTGAAGGTGAAAATATAATCAGTAATAACTTGAGACATTTAATTCAGGTAATAACATAACATATCCTGTGCCGAGGGATTACTGGAAACAGTAGGGGTATGGTCTGGGTACATCCTACCTCCTCAAACCccatttgtgggattacactaggtatgttgttgttgtaatataACTTACCGTACAAGTACGATTAGTAAAAGAATTTGTTACATAACTAAGCATAGGGCTCATCTGTGCTGGGCAATCCAGTGCTAACATTAGTGTATGACTGCACCAGATAGCGGGAAAGGAAGTCAGTTCTTAATTAAGAGGGAGggggagagagagagacagagaCTCTTTGCATGAAGTTTTTTCTAGGGCCTAGGGGGTGCTAAAATTCTAACATGGCATGAAATATGGTTCCTGGTTTTACGAAGAAATTCACATTAACAGTTATTTTTTACGAGTACTTGTCAGAGAAGTTCGCCTGGCCTCTAACAGTTGGACATGCAATCAGATGATAAAACAATAGATAAACGATGCCCTTTCTCTTTTGTAAATCATAAAAGGATCCTCTCAAGAAAGTTACGAGTTATGatctatgttgcttggactcttcaaaaatgtcgatGGGTACGTGTCGAATTCTCCAAAAATAGCgcatttttgaagaatctgacCCAGGTGCGGCatcatttttgaagagtccgagcaacataggttatGACTAACCTGCAACTTGCTGCGTAGAAGGTCAGCTTCCTGTGACTTCTCCTGAATCCTGTTCTCATAATCTGAGATAGCCTTTTCATACTCGGCATTTTCTTCTTGCAGAGTAATTTCTCTTAATTGTGCCTGCCACCAAGGTAGACCAAATATCGTACTTCAAATTCAAAGCTCTGCATGCATATTCGAGTGCATGTAAAAAATACCATCTCCAAATTCCTTAATGTTACTTTGGCCAAAGAACTGAAAATCTCTTAATCTCATCACAAATATCAATAGATAATGTACATAACATTAGAATTAATAGAAAGAGAAATAATTAAGCAGTATAGATTTCCAGAGAACAATCAAAAGTTTCACACTACTAAGTACTAATACATCCTCTGATACCTATGCAGGAACTTCAGAGGATTCTTCTCGCTTGAAAGTTTTGTGTGATACATTAAGCAAGGTATTATGGTCTACCACTAGCTGATTGGTAAGATAAACCAAATCCAATATTTCTGACATCTATGATCTATAATGTGTTATTCATTGTGATAAAGCAATTAGAATGTCAAACCTTCTACCTCCTAGTATACCATATCAAAATGTCAAAATGATGCATATTGACATTAGTATAATGATGGCGCCTATTTATATCAAGAATAATTTATCCCCCAAAATGTATTGGTCCTCATCTTTTCCTTATCACAAAAAATATCTAGAATAAACACAGTGCACCACAGACCACTGACACCACAGACCACTGAACAATTTTCAGTTTAAACGATTAAGCTATTTTCGCCGACCTCATGTACCCAACACAATCAACATTAACAGTTTCATTGCTAAACCTGTCGAACTCACCAAGAAATCCAAGAAACAGACAAAATTTCACGTAGCAATTCAATTTATGGTAGTCGGCATTTTGCATCACTTGAATACAATTTTATTAGGTAACTTGACAATAATCTCTACATAACAAAGGGAGTTTGTAGCAGCTAGAACAAGTCCCTCCATTTACCAAAAAGGGAGAAACGCAAAAGAAAAGAATCCACTCAAGTTTCACTCAACCGTTGGTCGCAAGTTTTATCCTTTTCCCCAATTACTTTTTCTCTGAATCCAGTGAAAGGTCAAATTTGGGGTTTGATACATGACCTGGACCTTCATTTACCAGTACACACTTATTTAGCAGGGTTTGTTTTTGTCATTAATCATAAATTGATCACTGAAACAAATCTTGATATTGATtttatatcatattatttggATGACAAAGGAAAGAAAGGGTGCAACGTAGGGACACCGGAATGTGAGGGAACCATGAAGGGGTTGCACTCCTTCAGCAATTGATGCAAGTGCAACCACGCCTATCCAGAGGAGGATGCAATGTAGTTCCAACAGGTTCAACTGAACCCAGTATTTTCTAACTAGGGCATAAATATATGCCATGTAAATAATCATTATATTttcagtgaaatcccacaagggGTTTGGGGAAGGTAgagtgtacgtagaccttaccactacctcatagaggtagagaggctatttcagaaagaccctcagctcaagtgcAGCAAATCGAAGTACAAGGAAGTAGAAAACAGTGGGAAAAACATAGCAACTAATAAGGTGCAAATCCTATAAAAAAGACCATGAACCATAAAATAGTGCGATAATCGGAATACAACAACCAACACACAATGATAGATATCACAATGAAGAAGTATAATAATACAGCTAGTACAACACCAAAAGGCCTAAACTTTAGAAAAGCAAGACAACACTCCACACGTTCCTATCTAAGATGATGTACTTAGTAACCTCAAATTGAGCCATGATGTAAAATGATTTACCTTAAGATCAGGAGGATCAATAGTATTCCTATTTACATGAATTGAAccccaattgagggtgaaggtgCTGAAGCTAGCCTCACTTGtcaatgatataaatataaaattgaaatctTGAATTCGCCTAAACTTGTATTAGCTGAAGATAACCACATATATTTCACAAAAGGGTAATGGGTATTGTAGAACTTGAAATCTTAATCCACCCCCAGAAGCAACAATCGATGAAAAGCAAAAATTGAAGTaattaaaagaagagaaaatgacaAACCTGTTCTTTGGTGGCAGAGTGAGCATTAAGTTGGAGGGTGAGAGCATTATTAGAGGCGAGGGAGTGAGCGTGAAGATGAGGAAGACGTTCAGAGATGTCAGGAGGAGGGAGTCTAAGCCGTAGATCTTGAATGGTACGAGTAAGAGAAGTAGCCTTTCGATCCAAATCGAGAAGGTATGATTGTTGTTGTGGAGTAAAGATTAAAGGGATCGAATTGGGGTTGTTGTCATCTTCATCATTGCTGTGTGAACCTCCTACTACATCTGCTGCCCATGCCAACAAACCCGCCATTTCTGCTTTTCCCTTTGCTTTCTTCTCAACAATTGcactaacttcttcttcttcttcttcttcaaaagttGTTTGTGCATATGAAAATCATTGAGATTAATTTTAAGTTAGAAAgtttgtttgtatataaaattgtgtttctttaagttattattctcttctcataaatataaaaatttaagtaaaaattaggcaaatgacatagtataagaaagaaattacttcatttccctactctttcattaattacaaaaaatccctttttttagtgttttttggatacataatatagcagtgtggatacttaatatagcagcgcggatactttaattaataacggacggatacttaaactaataaagtatccggttaagttgaattggggaaaataagggatttttgtattttagtaaaagagtagggaaatattgagaataggtaaagaagtgttgtgtatttaagtaatttttccaaaatttaattCTTATTAAAGTTCCTAAATGAAATaatctaatttttattaattagatATCAGAATATTGTAAGTTGTCATATTGATAAATTGCATATCTCGatgtttattttataaataaatatttatgataacAAACTTTCAAACACATATTACCtccattcacttttaattgtcatagtttctttttttagaatcaaataataataactttgactaacattttacgatgtattttttaatcatattgatatgcaaaaaattgaaatttatactactttttctatagtttttgaatatctaatttttttgtttaaaatatccaattaatgtaatctaattaaactttaaaaaattaacttttgaaaaatgtaacatgacaattaaaagtggacagaaGGAGTATAATTTTATAAGAATTTATTAATCAACAATAGTACTAATAATTTTCTCTTCACATTGAGCCTGGGTctctttttacaaaatttaaaatgatatgtaattttatttttttacaaaatatttagtTATGGATCAAATTTTACATTCTAAAAAGTATTAACGCAcgatttgaaatttcaaattcgGCTTTAGaggatttgaaatttgaaatcatgaTCTCAAATCACATGTTCAAATGCTAATTTAAAATCatgtttttatatatgttcAAACATCTTCAAagaccacaatttttttttaaaaaatactttttaaaacttaatgtcaagtcaaaatcacccaaacaaattgaaattgagAAATTAATTCATATCGGCAACCTGTCATGTAGAGATGCCAATAATTTTCTGAAGATCGATTGAACCAAACTATATTCGACCACTTATTCgggtttttttaataaaactatAGACTTTTTTTATGGATTAATATCgtacaaaaaaattatgtgcGCTTTTAAGTTTGTAATAATAAACCCAAAATTATTGAATCATACCGCATAAATTTAtgtgtaaaataatttatatattatatttacaaataatgaaatattaaatattttgttaggAGTGATGGAAGCGACTATAAGCCATCGTGTAATTGACTCCAAAAATTCTAACtccaaatttttatttgataatagaTTAGTTCTAATAATAAACTACAATATATTTCAATGGTCTTAAGTAGCAATCTGgtattatatatctttttaaatCTACGAGGTATTAGACCAATTCAGATCTTGAGTCCCTtcttgattaatttattttcactcGTGTGATTTAGATTGTAGTCTTGGCTTAACTTTGTTTTACGCTACTATAAGATAGTGCAATGATTCtctatttttgtcatttttatgttttcttaaTTCATCACTTTTTAGACAGAATGTAATGATCCAGAAggttatttttagaaaaaattataaaattatcgtTTTATCCCTTTCAATATTGGCCCAGAGTCATTTTTGATTGGATTTTGAAATTAGTTTTGAGTTTTAAGTTGAAAGTTATAAATTatggaaatttttaaaaattgaaaggatAAAGTTACTAAAAATGATCCAAGTCTCGAAATGAAATTTCTTCGATTCCATCATTCTCGAAATATGAAAATTGGTCTACAAAAAATTGTCAGTTTCAgatttagagttttttttttaggatttgaggtcctaagatggaaattgttgaaattttagcTTTTGGGTTGATTTTGGTCAATATTAGGGGTTCGGATGCTCGAATTGTATTTTCGACATTTCTCTTGGATTTGGGGATAATTTTAGGCTTAGGAGGGGTCTTGGTTGAACTTTTAGAGGTCCACAACTTGTTCTGATTTTTCTAGgcattatgtcttttttttgttactttcATGAATTTCAAGTCAAGAAAACCTTGAATTCGTGTTTCGATGATTTCATTGAGTCTAAAACATCGAGTTTAGTCaaattaaacattttatttGTGTGTGTCGGGTTGCAAATGAATCTTGAATGTTCGTCCTAAAGCTTTTGTGTTGGCTGATTTTTTTAATGTGTTGTTGATGTCTACCCTCCGCGTTTGTGGAGGGTAGAGTATTGGGACCTTCGCGTTTGCGGAGGGTAGAGTATTGGGACTCCCGCGTTCGCGGAGGTTTGACCACAGTCGCGGAAGGTCAAGGTGTTGACCTCCGTGTTCGCGGAGGTAGGGGAGCATTCGCGGGGATTTTATGAGTTGTTTTGTCCGCATTCATGGAGGACTCCTAGACATAATGTTTCCAAATTTCAGGGTTTCATCCTCATCTCttcatttttgagttttgggagCTTTGGTGTGACGATATGAATAAGATTTTTGAGAAGAAATATTTGGGTAACGATTCCTAATCTTAAATCTTCATTTACccattattattatgtttataaGTGTCGA
Protein-coding regions in this window:
- the LOC125860837 gene encoding uncharacterized protein LOC125860837; translated protein: MAGLLAWAADVVGGSHSNDEDDNNPNSIPLIFTPQQQSYLLDLDRKATSLTRTIQDLRLRLPPPDISERLPHLHAHSLASNNALTLQLNAHSATKEQAQLREITLQEENAEYEKAISDYENRIQEKSQEADLLRSKLQEMDLMEENIKSELQRAQAAAASESVKSNDYLIKNNGEDQEDEEFANSALLKKLEEKKKELTSLEGAVHDLEKKWAEVQDYALKQPSPAQREKILDKQLHSLIEQLAAKQAQAENLVHEVHLKEMELEKLNGLWRKLEASNADMNATRNRYPRSNIDRGRVSSDYIVDPRQKPGRLENLHKLTLLRSAFVVYILALHILVFIKISF